In Acidobacteriota bacterium, one DNA window encodes the following:
- a CDS encoding RDD family protein, with protein MTIHLSVRRTLAYLTDIMLLFAALATTGAVVQRVFGLRQAAAEHVWLAAVLTFSVPTWMYFMTSDRSAGGATAGKWLLGLCVTMPHGARLGIGTSILRTGVKLLPWELVHASAFAFGHPGGALNSIQIAGLAIGGAAALVYFAVAVATGGRRSVHDLAAGTCVQRRRLERLVRLRDEA; from the coding sequence ATGACGATCCATCTGTCCGTGCGTAGGACGCTGGCCTATCTCACGGACATCATGCTGCTCTTCGCGGCGCTGGCCACGACAGGGGCAGTCGTACAGCGAGTTTTTGGCCTGCGGCAGGCGGCGGCCGAGCACGTGTGGCTGGCCGCCGTGCTGACGTTCTCCGTCCCGACCTGGATGTACTTCATGACGAGCGACCGATCGGCAGGGGGAGCCACGGCGGGCAAGTGGTTGCTGGGGCTGTGCGTGACCATGCCGCACGGCGCGCGGCTCGGCATCGGAACGTCGATCCTTCGCACCGGCGTGAAACTGCTTCCGTGGGAACTGGTTCACGCGTCTGCGTTCGCGTTCGGCCATCCAGGCGGAGCTCTCAACTCAATTCAGATCGCGGGCCTGGCGATTGGGGGTGCCGCCGCGCTGGTCTACTTTGCGGTTGCGGTCGCGACGGGCGGGCGGCGCAGCGTTCATGACCTCGCGGCTGGAACGTGCGTGCAGCGCAGGAGGCTCGAGCGACTCGTCAGATTGCGAGATGAGGCGTGA
- a CDS encoding response regulator transcription factor, whose protein sequence is MIRILVAEDQGMVLGALAALLSIEPDFEVVAQVRDGQAALEAALALRPDIVLTDIEMPGMSGLDLAKELARQGAATRVVVLTTFARPGFLRRALDARVAGYLLKDAPSTELAGAIRRVFDGGRVIAPELASSAWEEADPLTDREREVLRLAADGLTGAEIASALGLSDGTVRNYLSEVLSKLGARNRIEAVRLARNKGWL, encoded by the coding sequence GTGATCCGCATCCTGGTGGCCGAGGATCAGGGCATGGTGCTGGGCGCGCTGGCCGCGCTTCTGTCCATCGAGCCCGATTTCGAAGTCGTGGCACAGGTTCGCGATGGCCAGGCCGCGCTGGAGGCCGCGCTCGCCCTGCGGCCGGACATCGTGCTGACCGACATCGAGATGCCGGGGATGAGCGGACTGGATCTGGCGAAGGAGTTGGCGCGACAGGGCGCCGCGACGCGTGTCGTCGTGTTGACCACGTTCGCACGCCCCGGATTCCTGCGGCGCGCCCTGGACGCGCGCGTGGCCGGCTACCTGCTGAAGGATGCCCCGTCCACCGAACTCGCCGGCGCGATCCGCCGCGTGTTCGACGGCGGGCGCGTCATTGCGCCTGAGCTGGCCAGCTCGGCATGGGAGGAAGCGGATCCGCTCACAGATCGTGAGCGCGAGGTTCTTCGCCTGGCAGCGGACGGGTTGACGGGAGCCGAGATCGCTTCGGCGCTCGGACTCTCGGATGGCACCGTTCGCAACTACTTGTCCGAGGTGCTGAGCAAGCTCGGTGCTCGAAACCGGATCGAGGCCGTTCGCTTGGCCCGCAACAAGGGATGGCTGTAG
- a CDS encoding KTSC domain-containing protein, with the protein MPDMVQVVSTSIEAIGYDADSQELFVRFLSGNTYRYHGVPPSVAAAFLAAPSKGSYFNREIKPAYPFTTT; encoded by the coding sequence ATGCCTGACATGGTGCAGGTTGTGTCGACGAGCATCGAGGCGATTGGCTACGACGCCGACTCGCAGGAGCTGTTCGTGCGATTCCTCTCCGGCAACACGTATCGCTACCACGGCGTGCCGCCCAGCGTGGCGGCCGCGTTCCTGGCCGCGCCCTCGAAGGGCAGCTACTTCAATCGAGAGATCAAGCCCGCCTACCCGTTCACCACAACCTAA
- a CDS encoding sensor histidine kinase, producing MHLRPLPSESHPKLKYLWLVYIASPLSFLISADPGGASPVVPTLLSIAAFLPLYFWGYRTTGLMAGVPIGGMTALGAWLMPLNPGGSVFFLYAGTLTCRVDRPRAGVVILAGIVVVITLERVAGLIATTSWAWTTGATLMFGGLAMYFTEVGRKLKTAQDEARHMAVVAERERIGRDLHDLLGHTLSVIALKSDLAARLARADPDRCLAELTDVQRISREALAQVREAVYPTQALSLARQVSGAEAALTAAGIALDVDLPSITLGVSDERVLAWIVREATTNIIRHASARRCTISVRQDADAVRLEIADDGRGGEIREGTGFRSMRARVADCDGTFEYDSSTGVRLQVTLPAIHTVARVPEALT from the coding sequence ATGCACCTTCGGCCGCTTCCGTCCGAGTCTCATCCGAAGCTGAAGTACTTGTGGCTCGTCTACATCGCGTCTCCACTGTCGTTTCTGATCTCGGCTGATCCGGGCGGTGCCTCGCCGGTTGTTCCGACGCTCTTGTCGATCGCGGCATTCCTGCCGCTCTATTTCTGGGGATATCGGACGACGGGCCTTATGGCCGGGGTGCCGATCGGTGGGATGACCGCGCTCGGCGCCTGGTTGATGCCGCTCAATCCTGGCGGAAGCGTCTTCTTCTTGTATGCCGGCACGCTCACATGTCGCGTTGACCGCCCGCGTGCCGGCGTGGTGATTCTTGCGGGCATCGTGGTCGTCATCACACTTGAACGGGTGGCCGGGTTGATCGCCACGACGTCGTGGGCGTGGACGACGGGCGCCACGCTGATGTTCGGCGGACTGGCGATGTACTTCACCGAGGTAGGCCGCAAGCTCAAGACCGCGCAGGACGAGGCACGCCATATGGCGGTCGTTGCCGAGCGTGAACGGATCGGCCGCGATCTTCATGATTTGCTCGGCCATACCCTCTCTGTGATCGCGTTGAAATCCGACCTCGCGGCCAGGCTGGCACGCGCCGATCCCGACCGCTGTCTTGCGGAACTGACCGACGTGCAGCGCATCTCGCGCGAGGCGCTCGCTCAGGTCCGGGAGGCCGTCTATCCGACGCAAGCACTGAGCCTCGCTCGTCAGGTTTCCGGAGCGGAGGCGGCGCTGACCGCGGCCGGAATCGCGCTGGACGTAGACCTTCCGAGCATCACTCTTGGCGTGAGCGACGAGCGTGTGCTGGCCTGGATCGTCCGAGAGGCGACCACCAACATCATCCGTCATGCCAGCGCGCGACGCTGCACCATCAGTGTGCGGCAGGATGCGGACGCGGTCCGGCTCGAGATTGCAGACGACGGGCGAGGGGGCGAGATTCGGGAGGGGACTGGCTTCCGGAGTATGCGGGCCCGGGTGGCGGACTGCGACGGGACGTTCGAGTACGACTCTTCGACGGGCGTACGGCTCCAGGTGACGCTGCCGGCGATCCACACGGTCGCGCGCGTGCCGGAGGCGCTGACGTGA
- a CDS encoding PD40 domain-containing protein produces MTPRPPARFYRVGSCQIDARRRQLWRDGEPVPLTAKTFDLLLFLVRRPNRVIEKAEFFAVLWRDTTVVEANLVRQVSLLRKALGQRSDSHDYIVTIPGRGYEFVADVEELEAEPPAAVQDEAAPPAMAQRPRPEGQDGPERQEGHGEPAAPRGEGAVAAASRSVWVGAMLTAVVVIAGISASALWWTSGLDRQASSAERVLRQVTYEEGSPREPSWSPDGRQIAFTSDKSGNADLWVQTLDAPGPRQLTTDSAQDTTPDWSPDGRWIVFRSERDGGGIFRISADGTREERVATFGFHPQWSRAGDLILFSGPTVRTGPRKFFVVEPDGGIPREVAVDIVARFTNAGTVKVGWLNSVTAAWHPDGRRVSFWGRAADGRWELVTTDVAGRRPTVSDIPAPAQEKLQREVAFSRFVWGPDGRHLYFEGEAAAATNIWRVAVNAATLAWLDLPERLTMSAGEERDLAIAPDGTSLAISIGSARTRLWAIDFDGRTGQIVGQGDVLTSGNAGEIDAEATRDGTKIAYRATRAGRNEVWELDTASRQERLLLASTGWRPSLPRWSPDGRLMAFNRGTLQERDARVADAISVLSPAEGRERLVSLPPGANMRPTDWSADGHTILGECHVAADQPMSVCGLRVDAAGESGSAMRMIATDPRLNLWVPRLSPDQRWVAFLAAGVVDAPTSQVFVTGVTGGAWIPVTDGQSFDDKPRWSPDGRTIYFISSREGVLNVWARRFDPAAGRPAGQPFRVTDFSGPERILPSQISRIEFAVTRDRLILPITEPASNLWVLEHADR; encoded by the coding sequence ATGACGCCGAGGCCTCCAGCCCGCTTCTACCGCGTCGGATCCTGCCAGATCGACGCCCGCCGCCGGCAGCTCTGGCGCGACGGCGAGCCGGTGCCGCTCACGGCGAAGACGTTCGATCTGCTCCTTTTCCTGGTCCGGCGCCCCAACCGCGTCATCGAGAAGGCGGAGTTCTTCGCCGTGCTCTGGCGCGATACCACGGTCGTCGAAGCGAACCTGGTGCGGCAGGTGTCCCTCCTGCGCAAAGCGCTGGGCCAGCGCTCCGACAGCCACGATTACATCGTCACGATTCCCGGGCGGGGGTACGAGTTCGTTGCGGACGTCGAGGAGCTCGAGGCGGAGCCTCCAGCGGCCGTCCAAGACGAGGCGGCGCCCCCTGCGATGGCCCAGCGGCCGCGCCCGGAAGGGCAGGACGGGCCGGAAAGGCAGGAAGGACACGGGGAGCCGGCCGCGCCGAGAGGCGAAGGCGCCGTTGCCGCGGCATCCAGGTCCGTGTGGGTGGGCGCGATGCTGACCGCCGTCGTGGTGATCGCCGGGATCAGCGCGAGCGCCTTGTGGTGGACCTCTGGACTCGATCGGCAGGCGTCGTCAGCCGAGCGCGTGCTTCGGCAGGTGACCTACGAAGAAGGGTCGCCACGCGAGCCGTCCTGGTCGCCCGATGGCCGGCAGATCGCGTTCACGTCCGACAAGTCCGGCAACGCGGATCTCTGGGTGCAGACGCTCGACGCGCCGGGCCCGCGGCAGCTCACCACGGACTCGGCGCAGGATACGACGCCCGACTGGTCGCCGGATGGTCGCTGGATCGTCTTTCGATCGGAACGGGACGGCGGCGGCATCTTCCGGATCTCGGCGGACGGGACCCGCGAGGAGCGCGTCGCGACGTTCGGCTTTCACCCGCAGTGGTCTCGCGCCGGCGATCTGATCCTGTTCTCGGGTCCGACCGTTCGCACCGGGCCTCGCAAGTTCTTCGTCGTCGAGCCGGATGGCGGCATTCCGCGGGAGGTCGCGGTCGACATCGTGGCCCGCTTCACGAACGCGGGCACGGTGAAGGTCGGCTGGCTCAACTCGGTGACCGCCGCGTGGCATCCGGATGGCCGCCGTGTCTCGTTCTGGGGCCGGGCCGCCGACGGCCGATGGGAGCTCGTCACGACCGACGTGGCCGGCCGCAGGCCCACCGTGTCGGACATTCCCGCGCCGGCGCAGGAGAAGCTCCAGCGCGAAGTGGCATTCAGCCGGTTCGTCTGGGGTCCCGACGGCCGTCACCTCTACTTCGAAGGCGAAGCGGCGGCCGCCACCAACATCTGGCGCGTCGCGGTGAACGCCGCCACGCTGGCGTGGCTCGACCTTCCCGAACGTCTGACGATGAGCGCCGGCGAAGAGCGCGACCTGGCGATCGCGCCAGACGGCACATCGCTCGCGATCAGCATCGGGTCGGCGCGCACGCGGCTGTGGGCGATCGACTTCGACGGCCGGACCGGCCAGATCGTGGGTCAGGGCGACGTGCTGACGTCCGGCAACGCCGGCGAGATCGACGCGGAGGCGACGCGGGACGGGACGAAGATCGCCTACCGCGCGACGCGCGCCGGACGGAACGAGGTCTGGGAGCTCGATACGGCGAGCCGGCAGGAGCGGCTGCTGCTCGCCTCGACGGGCTGGCGCCCGTCGCTGCCGCGCTGGTCGCCGGACGGGCGCCTCATGGCCTTCAACCGCGGGACGCTGCAGGAGCGCGATGCGCGGGTGGCGGACGCGATTTCGGTGCTCTCGCCGGCGGAGGGACGCGAGCGCCTGGTCTCGCTGCCGCCCGGCGCGAACATGAGGCCCACCGACTGGTCCGCCGACGGCCACACCATTCTCGGCGAGTGTCACGTCGCGGCGGATCAGCCGATGTCCGTCTGTGGACTCCGCGTCGACGCCGCCGGCGAGTCCGGCTCGGCGATGCGGATGATCGCCACCGACCCGCGGCTGAACCTCTGGGTGCCGCGGCTCTCTCCCGATCAGCGGTGGGTCGCGTTTCTCGCCGCGGGCGTGGTGGACGCGCCAACGTCACAGGTCTTCGTCACCGGCGTGACCGGCGGTGCGTGGATTCCCGTGACCGATGGGCAGTCGTTCGACGACAAGCCGCGCTGGTCGCCGGACGGCAGGACGATCTACTTCATCTCGAGCCGCGAGGGCGTGCTGAACGTCTGGGCGCGTCGCTTCGATCCGGCGGCCGGCCGCCCCGCCGGCCAACCGTTCAGGGTCACGGACTTCTCGGGACCGGAGCGGATTCTGCCCTCGCAGATCTCGCGCATCGAGTTCGCTGTGACGCGCGACCGGCTGATTCTGCCGATCACCGAACCGGCCAGCAATCTCTGGGTCCTCGAGCACGCCGACCGGTAG
- a CDS encoding DinB family protein has protein sequence MTKGHVRHAARAMAIIAGLTVTALHAQQNTAPAQPAKIQATLAADMTTLSDKFTGLARVMAGKYDWKPGQGVRSVTDVFNLIVSENRMLNNVLTGAAGQGRGGGMSGNTPVTDPAQLQADLKSTYDTLRQTIAGLSDADLNAPVRLFGRDTTKLGASLMLLFDQHEHLGQSIAYARSNAVVPPWSK, from the coding sequence ATGACGAAGGGTCACGTTCGACACGCCGCCCGCGCGATGGCGATCATCGCCGGGCTCACCGTCACTGCGCTTCACGCTCAACAGAACACCGCGCCGGCACAGCCCGCGAAGATACAGGCGACGCTGGCTGCGGACATGACCACCCTGTCGGACAAGTTCACAGGGCTGGCTCGCGTGATGGCCGGCAAGTACGACTGGAAGCCCGGCCAGGGCGTCAGGTCCGTCACTGACGTCTTCAATCTGATCGTCAGCGAGAACCGGATGCTCAACAACGTCCTCACCGGCGCGGCAGGTCAGGGTCGTGGCGGCGGCATGAGCGGCAATACGCCCGTCACCGACCCGGCACAACTGCAGGCCGATCTGAAGAGCACCTACGACACGCTGCGACAGACGATCGCCGGGCTGTCGGACGCGGACTTGAACGCACCCGTCCGGCTGTTCGGCCGCGACACGACGAAGCTGGGTGCCAGCCTCATGCTGCTCTTCGATCAGCACGAGCACCTCGGCCAGTCGATTGCCTATGCGCGGTCCAACGCGGTGGTTCCGCCCTGGAGCAAGTAG
- a CDS encoding sigma-70 family RNA polymerase sigma factor: MDDRAPRSVKRRSGPVTVGPFHRCPANVVKSGGDTMTDRSALEDLARLAIDGDRGALDLVLRELQPDVYGLALRMLWNKEDAEDATQEILVRLVTRLSQFDFRSRLRTWAYRVAVNYVLDVKKSAVERLHLSFERFADNLTSNLDVQVTSSDVEQSVLIEEVKVGCTLAMLQCLDRPHRLAYVLGEIMELSGPEAAEALGISPELFRKRLQHARAAVVSFTRSYCGLASDAAPCRCHRQVPAAVRDGRADVQHLTFATSRASFEKTRAKVRQVDEARWALEVHRTSQPKASTVDFARRLLETVDGLDG; encoded by the coding sequence TTGGACGACCGGGCTCCGCGAAGTGTGAAAAGACGCAGCGGTCCTGTCACCGTCGGGCCGTTTCACAGATGCCCTGCGAATGTCGTCAAATCCGGTGGGGACACCATGACGGACCGTTCCGCTCTCGAAGACCTCGCCCGGCTCGCCATTGACGGAGACAGGGGGGCCCTGGATCTCGTGCTTCGTGAGCTGCAGCCCGATGTCTACGGCCTTGCTCTGCGGATGCTCTGGAACAAGGAGGATGCGGAGGATGCGACGCAGGAGATTCTCGTCCGGCTCGTGACGCGCCTGTCGCAGTTCGACTTCCGCAGCCGACTCCGCACCTGGGCCTACCGCGTGGCCGTCAACTACGTCCTCGATGTGAAGAAGAGCGCGGTGGAACGGCTGCACCTGAGCTTCGAGCGATTTGCCGACAACTTGACCAGCAATCTCGACGTCCAGGTGACCAGCTCAGATGTCGAACAGTCCGTGCTGATCGAAGAGGTGAAGGTCGGCTGCACGCTCGCCATGCTGCAGTGCCTCGACCGGCCGCATCGGTTGGCATACGTCCTCGGCGAGATCATGGAGCTGTCCGGTCCGGAAGCCGCAGAGGCCTTGGGGATCTCGCCCGAGCTCTTCCGCAAGCGGCTCCAGCACGCACGGGCCGCGGTCGTGTCGTTCACGCGGTCGTACTGCGGCCTGGCCTCTGACGCGGCGCCGTGCCGATGCCACCGGCAGGTTCCCGCCGCCGTTCGGGACGGCCGGGCGGACGTCCAGCACCTGACGTTCGCGACGTCACGGGCGTCATTCGAGAAAACGAGAGCCAAGGTTCGTCAGGTCGACGAAGCCCGGTGGGCGTTGGAAGTGCATCGAACGAGTCAGCCCAAGGCCTCCACGGTGGACTTCGCCCGTCGTCTTCTGGAAACGGTCGACGGCCTGGACGGGTAG
- a CDS encoding VCBS repeat-containing protein produces the protein MRNWRTMTVATAAASLLLAMSVFTAGPTFRADYRFTGTALSGFKPIGAADWTMQNGEIVGTPKEASGGWLLVDGKDFQDTQIYASMKCAGGCRAGILMRAEKTPDGGMKGVLMSVTENDLVPYLVKIDASGKEIGREALPAPAGRGGGGGRQGAGAGAAPGGAAAAAGGGRAAGAGGGAPAGAGAAESATARMTALTAQLGGGRAVSAGPAPPMSPELAAKYPKESRLADRPAGAYAAGGYNDVEVLLSENSVQPKFNGGSLGGGAGRTIPDADKDGFGQIGFYVGGSGEVRIKDFMYKDILNHTWAPVETGKTFREIRVDPHYYSWSAAVADFNHDSVPDIAAGAFYYLGPDYKVGKQIYAPVSFNPTSEWPIPAMVNVAYDFTGDGWADVLQMSGNAGNGTGWLFENPKGQSRHWRKYATIQPVGNEETLFKDIDGDKRPDLIHAGMNRLRYSTFDPARWDPNNPTSLWVTRDVSEPGPWGVNIGHGLGVADINGDGRMDFLNAYGWWEQPPTGTSGTWTLHPTPFGRWGASQGGAGGAEICGYDVNGDGLMDAVGPMEGHGFGIAWWEQKRDAAKTITFVEHIVMDNFLTKNAGNVTFTEPHAAACADMDGDRIPDLVTGKRYMSHFGYSDPDPWSEPVLYVYRTVRDKAAPGGARFEPELVHNRSGVGSHLVVADLNGDGMNDIITSANLGTYVFLNLRKPGTK, from the coding sequence ATGAGGAACTGGCGCACGATGACGGTCGCGACCGCAGCAGCGTCTCTGCTGCTGGCGATGTCGGTCTTCACGGCGGGTCCGACCTTCAGGGCGGACTATCGGTTTACGGGCACGGCGCTGAGCGGGTTCAAGCCGATCGGCGCCGCGGACTGGACAATGCAGAACGGCGAGATCGTCGGCACGCCGAAAGAAGCGAGCGGCGGCTGGCTGCTGGTCGACGGCAAGGACTTCCAGGACACGCAGATCTACGCGAGCATGAAGTGCGCCGGCGGCTGCAGAGCCGGCATCCTCATGCGTGCCGAGAAGACCCCGGACGGCGGCATGAAGGGCGTGCTCATGTCGGTCACCGAGAACGACCTCGTGCCGTACCTCGTGAAGATCGATGCGAGCGGCAAGGAGATCGGCCGCGAGGCGCTGCCGGCGCCGGCCGGCCGCGGCGGTGGCGGCGGCCGTCAGGGTGCCGGCGCAGGTGCGGCGCCTGGCGGCGCGGCCGCAGCGGCGGGCGGCGGCCGCGCGGCGGGCGCCGGCGGCGGCGCGCCAGCCGGTGCAGGAGCGGCCGAGAGCGCGACGGCGCGCATGACGGCCCTGACCGCCCAGCTCGGCGGTGGCCGTGCGGTCAGCGCAGGGCCAGCGCCCCCGATGTCGCCCGAGCTGGCCGCCAAGTATCCGAAGGAGTCGCGGCTGGCCGATCGGCCCGCCGGTGCCTACGCCGCCGGCGGCTACAACGACGTCGAAGTGCTCTTGTCGGAGAACAGCGTGCAGCCGAAGTTCAACGGCGGCTCGCTCGGCGGCGGCGCCGGCCGCACGATTCCCGATGCCGACAAGGACGGCTTCGGGCAGATCGGCTTCTACGTCGGCGGCAGCGGCGAGGTTCGGATCAAGGACTTCATGTACAAGGACATCCTGAACCACACCTGGGCGCCGGTCGAGACCGGCAAGACCTTCAGGGAGATCCGCGTCGATCCGCACTACTACTCCTGGAGCGCCGCCGTCGCCGACTTCAACCACGACTCGGTGCCGGACATCGCCGCAGGCGCCTTCTACTACCTCGGGCCCGATTACAAGGTCGGCAAGCAGATCTACGCGCCCGTCTCGTTCAATCCGACGTCCGAATGGCCGATCCCGGCGATGGTGAACGTCGCCTACGACTTCACCGGCGACGGCTGGGCCGACGTGCTGCAGATGAGCGGCAACGCGGGCAACGGCACGGGCTGGCTGTTCGAGAATCCCAAGGGCCAGTCACGGCACTGGCGGAAGTACGCGACGATTCAGCCGGTCGGCAACGAAGAGACGCTCTTCAAGGACATCGACGGCGACAAGCGGCCCGACCTCATCCACGCGGGCATGAACCGCCTGCGCTACTCGACGTTCGATCCAGCCCGGTGGGATCCGAACAACCCGACGTCGCTGTGGGTGACGCGCGACGTGTCGGAGCCGGGACCGTGGGGCGTCAACATCGGTCACGGCCTGGGCGTCGCGGACATCAACGGCGACGGCCGCATGGACTTCCTGAACGCGTACGGATGGTGGGAGCAGCCGCCGACGGGCACGTCGGGCACCTGGACGCTGCATCCGACGCCCTTCGGCCGCTGGGGCGCCTCGCAGGGCGGCGCCGGCGGCGCGGAGATCTGCGGCTACGACGTCAACGGCGACGGGCTGATGGACGCCGTCGGGCCGATGGAAGGGCACGGGTTCGGCATCGCGTGGTGGGAGCAGAAGCGCGATGCCGCCAAGACCATCACCTTCGTCGAGCACATCGTCATGGACAACTTCCTGACGAAGAACGCCGGCAACGTCACGTTCACCGAGCCGCACGCCGCGGCGTGCGCGGACATGGACGGCGACCGGATCCCCGACCTCGTCACCGGCAAGCGGTACATGTCGCACTTCGGCTACTCCGATCCGGATCCGTGGAGCGAGCCGGTCCTGTACGTCTACCGGACGGTGCGGGACAAGGCGGCGCCGGGCGGCGCCCGCTTCGAGCCTGAGCTCGTCCACAACCGCTCAGGCGTCGGCTCGCACCTGGTGGTCGCCGACTTGAACGGCGACGGCATGAACGACATCATCACGTCGGCCAATCTCGGCACGTACGTGTTCCTGAACCTGCGGAAGCCGGGGACGAAGTAG
- a CDS encoding twin-arginine translocation signal domain-containing protein — protein MNRREFLTGTAAAAGMGVTGFGQAPAPPPAAGRQGGRGGGGRGGPANVPAEKLARVEIMTLNHSSIIKLPWQDATPQRTLDIFDLPQYYVDVYGVRNVQFQSNHVAQNYDAPDMSYIRELKAKLDAAGCKAHQINIEIGTMAQIGPDGKAAALAGEARAAWLARAKKWVDLSPALGVTILMHNQGALTDDSKAGVTALWKELQDYATPKGIMISGETRGSGMPTAGNRGQGAPAPAPPAMSEKERLRYVWGILWECTVASGGYTNLDFGGDTRFHDQQELHDAIKGLLPRNSGGMHTRVSPTWDLGTAIKYAESIGYKGRYTIEVNEDPAVRIVYNTVLTNLP, from the coding sequence ATGAATCGACGTGAATTCCTGACAGGGACCGCGGCGGCGGCCGGCATGGGCGTGACGGGATTCGGCCAGGCGCCGGCACCGCCTCCAGCGGCCGGACGCCAGGGTGGGCGCGGCGGCGGCGGACGCGGCGGTCCGGCCAACGTGCCGGCGGAGAAGCTGGCCCGCGTCGAGATCATGACGCTGAACCACAGCAGCATCATCAAGCTGCCATGGCAGGACGCCACGCCACAGCGCACGCTCGACATCTTCGATCTGCCGCAGTACTACGTCGACGTGTACGGCGTCCGGAACGTCCAGTTCCAGAGCAACCACGTGGCGCAGAACTACGACGCCCCCGACATGTCGTACATCCGCGAGCTGAAGGCGAAGCTCGACGCGGCCGGCTGCAAGGCGCACCAGATCAACATCGAGATCGGGACGATGGCCCAGATCGGGCCGGACGGCAAGGCGGCGGCGCTCGCGGGCGAGGCGCGCGCCGCGTGGCTGGCGCGCGCGAAGAAGTGGGTGGACCTGTCGCCCGCGCTCGGCGTGACGATCCTCATGCACAACCAGGGCGCGCTCACCGACGACAGCAAGGCCGGCGTGACCGCGCTCTGGAAGGAGCTGCAGGACTACGCCACGCCCAAGGGCATCATGATCTCGGGCGAGACGCGTGGCAGCGGCATGCCGACGGCCGGCAATCGCGGCCAGGGTGCGCCGGCTCCGGCCCCGCCGGCGATGTCCGAGAAGGAACGCCTCCGATACGTGTGGGGCATCCTCTGGGAGTGCACCGTCGCGAGCGGCGGCTACACCAACCTCGATTTCGGCGGCGACACCCGCTTCCACGATCAGCAGGAGTTGCACGACGCGATCAAGGGCCTGCTCCCGCGCAACAGCGGCGGCATGCACACGCGCGTCAGCCCGACGTGGGACCTGGGCACGGCGATCAAGTACGCCGAGTCGATCGGCTACAAGGGCCGGTACACCATCGAGGTCAACGAGGATCCGGCCGTGCGGATCGTCTACAACACGGTCCTCACGAACCTGCCGTAG
- a CDS encoding heme-binding protein encodes MKRVSKTWNGVMIAATAAVLLACATVSAQEMKPFLTLKTAKAMAEAAEKKAIAMGIKVHIAIVDDGGNLKYYLRQDGAPLVAEKISQMKAFTAVAMEKSTAEVGEVSKGETPGIELVPNLIKFGGGIPIKNAKGQILGGIGVSGASKEDDATCAQAGIDAVKALLN; translated from the coding sequence ATGAAACGCGTGTCGAAGACATGGAACGGCGTGATGATCGCGGCCACTGCGGCCGTCCTGCTCGCGTGTGCAACGGTATCGGCGCAGGAGATGAAGCCGTTCCTGACGCTGAAGACCGCGAAGGCGATGGCCGAGGCGGCCGAGAAGAAAGCCATCGCCATGGGCATCAAGGTCCACATCGCCATCGTGGACGACGGCGGCAACTTGAAGTACTACCTGCGCCAAGACGGCGCGCCGCTGGTCGCGGAGAAGATCTCGCAGATGAAGGCGTTCACGGCGGTGGCGATGGAGAAGTCGACCGCGGAAGTCGGTGAGGTCTCCAAGGGCGAAACGCCCGGCATCGAGCTCGTGCCCAATCTCATCAAGTTCGGCGGCGGGATTCCGATCAAGAACGCCAAGGGACAGATTCTCGGCGGCATCGGCGTCAGCGGCGCGTCGAAGGAAGACGATGCGACGTGCGCGCAGGCGGGGATCGACGCGGTCAAGGCGTTGCTCAACTGA